The region CGACGCGAGCCGGTGGTGGTCAGCGACATCATGCACGACCCGCTGTGGGCGCCCTACCGCGAGCTGGCCGCGCCATTCGGCTTGCGCGCCTGCTGGTCGCGCCCCATCTTCGGCCAGGATGGCAGCGTGCTCGGCTCGTTCGCCATGTATTACCGCGAAGTACGCAGCCCCGACGCCCACGACCAGGGCTTGATCGACGCGGCCACCGACCTGGCCGGCATCGCCATCGGCCGCATGCGCCATGAACGCGAGCTGCAGCGCCACCGCGCCCACCTGGAGGAACTGGTGGCGGAACGCACGGCGGCATTGACGCAGGCCAAGGAACAGTCCGAACAGGTGAACCGCGAATTGGCGGCCGCGCTGGACAACCTGTCCATCACGCAAGAGGAACTGGTGCGGCGCGACAAGCTGGCGGCGCTGGGGGCCCTAGTGGCCGGCATCGCGCATGAACTCAATACGCCGATCGGCAACGGCCTCGTGGTGGCCACCACGATGGCCGAGCGCACGCGCGAAATCCAGGCCAGCTTCCACGACGGCTTGCGCCGCTCGGAACTCGACGCCTACCTGACCCAGGCGGGCGAGGCGGACGCCATCATGCTGCGCAACCTGCAGCGGGCCGCCGACCTCGTCTCAAGCTTCAAGCAGATCGCCGTCGACCGCGCCAGCTCGCAGCGCCGCCACTTCCTGTTGCGCCAGTTCATCGCCGAACTGATGCTGCCGATGTCGACGCCGCTGAAGGCCGCCGGCCTGAGCCTGAAGCAGGACGTGCCCGACGGCCTGGCCATGGACAGCTATCCCGGCCCGCTGGGCCAGGTACTGAGCAACCTGCTGGAAAATTGCCTGCGCCACGCATTCGAGGGCCGCAGCGGCGGCAGCATCACGCTCACGGCGCGCGGCAGCGACGATGGCCAGGGCATCACCGTGTCCATCGCCGACACGGGCGTGGGCATCACGGCCGACGACCTAACGCACATCTACGACCCCTTCTTCACGACCAAGCTCGGCTCGGGCGGTTCGGGCCTGGGCCTGCACGTGGCGCACAACATCGTCACGGGCGTGCTGGGCGGCCATATCGACGCCAGCAGCAGCCCCGCCGGCACCACCTTCACCCTGCAGCTGCCCGCCGTGGCGCCGCAGTCGCCCGCCCCCTGACGCCCAGGCACGCTACAATGCGGGCACGCTTTTCTTTCGGAGCACTGCCATGAAATACCTGATCGCGGCCAGCCTGCTGCTGGCCTGCACCTGCGCGTCGGCCGGACCTGCCCCCTGGTACCAGTGGCGCAGCAAGGTCGACGGCACCCTGTCCTGCGCCCAGTCGACGCTGGGATTTGGCTGGGAGCTGGCCTCGGGACCGTACAAAGATAGCCGTTGCGAAAAACCGGCGCTTGTTAAATAATGGGGTCATAACAACACGGGGAACCGGCTTGATTGCTTAAAGAATTAGCGATGGCAATGCGGCGTCGAAAGAGTATGGAACGATAAGAACGTATCTATTCAAACCGAGGAGACCACATGTTTACGAATCCCGAACAATTCGCATCGGCCACCAAGGCCCTGTTTGAATTCCAGCTGATGACCTTCAATACCCTCACCACCAAGGCCGTGCAAGGCGTGGAACAGGTGCTGGCGCTGAACATGGCCACCGCCAAGTCCGGCATCGCGGATGGCATCGCCGCTGGCAAGGAAATCAGCCAGGCCAAGGATCCGAAGGCCGCCATGGCTGCCGCCGCCGCCCAGCTGCAACCGGGCGTGGCCGGCGCGAAAGCGTATAAACAGCAACTCGACGACATCATCAAGGAAATCCACACGGAATTCACCACGGCCGCCGAAGCCCACGTGGCCGAAGCGAAAAGCAATTTGAGCGCGCTGATCTACGACGTGACGAAAAACGTGCCGCCGGGCTCGGAAAACGCCGTCGCCATCGTCAAGGCCGCCATCGACAACGCCTTCCTCGGCTACGAGCAAGTCACCAAGGCGACGAAACAGGCCGTGAAAACGGTGGAAGAGCAGATCGCCAAGGCCAGCGCGCAAGTGGCGCAGGCCACGGAAAAGGCGACGGCCGGCGCCACCGCCGCGGCTGAAAAAGCAGCGCCTGCCGCCAAGCCCAAGGCGACTAAAAAGTAAGCGATGTAGGTAGGATTAGCGCGGCAACGCCGCGCGTAATCCGACGCATTGTTGGCGCCAATGGTGATGTCGGGTTACGCGCGCAGCGCTAACCCGACCTACAACCCGGCGGACGACACATCCACCGGCATGATCCTGTACACGCAGCGCCTGCCTCCCTCCAGCAGGTATTCGCTGCGTTCCACCGTGCAGTCGCCCCCCAGTACCCGTTGAAAGATGGCCAGTTCCGAGCGGCAGAAATTCTGGCATGCCGTGGCGGCCGCGCAGATGGGACAATGGTTTTCCACCAGTAACACGCTGCCATCGTCCTGCGCCTCGGCATGGGCCATGTAGCCCTCGCCATCGCGCGCCTGGGCCAGGGACTCCACCCTTTGCGCCAGATCAAGCCGCACGTCGACCAGCTTGCCATACGCGGCTTCGCTGCTGCGTTCGCGCGCGCTGATCAGCTTATCCAGTCCCTCGTCGCCAAACAGGGCTTGCACTTGCGCGATCAATTCCACGGTCAGGTCGGCATGGCGGTCGGGAAAGCGCGCATGGCCCGCCGGCGTCAATTGCCAGCGCCGCGACGGCCGCCCTACCTTGTCGGCCACATCCTCGAACGCCACCAGCCCCTTGTCGCGCGCCGCTTCCAGCTGGCGCCGCGCACCCATGGACGTGATATCGAGCAAGGCGGCCAGCTGCTGCGCCGTCTGCGGCCCGCGCATCTTCAGCAGGAACAGGCTCTGCTCCGACGTGCTGGCGTTCATGCCACCGCCTTCGCCTCGCCGACACCGGCCAACTGGCGACGCCAGGCCGCCATGCGCCAGGCGGCCCAGGCTGCCGAGCAGGCGCCGGCGACGAGGATCAATCGCGTATCGATCAGGGTCAGCACGGAGCCGCTGAGGGCGACGACGATGTTGGCGATGCAAAAGGTGGTGGCCAGCAAGCCCATCACGGCGCCCTGCCCGTGCGCGCTGAAACGCTCGGCGCACCAGCCCTGTATCACCGTGTTGTACAGCGCATTCGGGATGCCGAACAGCACGATGGCGGCGATGCCGACCCAGATATTCCCCAACGCCAGGACTCCCACGGCCAGCGCCACGCCGCAGGCATACCAGCAGGCGCGCAGCAGCGGCGCGTGGCGGCTGGGGCCGCCTGCCAGCAAGAAGGTGATGGTCATCGTGCCGCACAGGCCGACATTCACCCAGGCAATCGCCTGCGCATTGTAGTTGGCCGTCTCGACCAGCCACAAGGGATAGAACTCATAGAAACTGGCCACGCCGCACGTCAACGCCAGCTGCACGATGAACAGGGTGCGCAGCTCGTCGTGGCGCAGCAGGTTCAGCGAATGCTGGTCGCGCGCCACCTGCCACCAGGACGTCGTCAGCAACGATGGCGTTTCGCGCGGCAAGCCGACGGCCACCAGCACGGCGACCAGCATCAGGGCGGCGGCGGCGATCCAGAACGGCACCGTCACGCCCCACACGAGGGTCGCGCCGGCCAGGATCGGCCCCACCAGCCAGCCCAGGTAAAACGCGCCGTTCAGCCACGACATGGCGCGCAGGCGCAGCGGCCCCTGCAGCTGGTCGGCCAGCATGGCGCGCGCCACGGCGCCATTCCCTTCCAGCAAGCCGGTGATGAAACGGGCGACGATGAACAGCGGATAGGACTGGATCACCAGCGCCCAGGCCGTGATGGCGTGGCCGATGGCGGCGCCCACGGCCGTGCGCATCAGCAGGGGACGGCGGCCATAGCGGTCCGACAGCGGTCCCAGCAAGGCCGAACCGATCAGCAAGCCCAGCGGATTGATGGTCAGCGCCAGGCCGAACAGCAGTTTCGATGGCAGGCCGAGGAAATTATTG is a window of Janthinobacterium sp. 1_2014MBL_MicDiv DNA encoding:
- the phaP gene encoding TIGR01841 family phasin (Members of this family are phasins (small proteins associated with inclusions such as PHA granules). Note that several different families of phasins have been named PhaP despite very little sequence similarity to each other.) — its product is MFTNPEQFASATKALFEFQLMTFNTLTTKAVQGVEQVLALNMATAKSGIADGIAAGKEISQAKDPKAAMAAAAAQLQPGVAGAKAYKQQLDDIIKEIHTEFTTAAEAHVAEAKSNLSALIYDVTKNVPPGSENAVAIVKAAIDNAFLGYEQVTKATKQAVKTVEEQIAKASAQVAQATEKATAGATAAAEKAAPAAKPKATKK
- a CDS encoding MFS transporter; protein product: MKNIILISAACLLALLSTIGASLPYPILPPLFAAEAPNAFNNFLGLPSKLLFGLALTINPLGLLIGSALLGPLSDRYGRRPLLMRTAVGAAIGHAITAWALVIQSYPLFIVARFITGLLEGNGAVARAMLADQLQGPLRLRAMSWLNGAFYLGWLVGPILAGATLVWGVTVPFWIAAAALMLVAVLVAVGLPRETPSLLTTSWWQVARDQHSLNLLRHDELRTLFIVQLALTCGVASFYEFYPLWLVETANYNAQAIAWVNVGLCGTMTITFLLAGGPSRHAPLLRACWYACGVALAVGVLALGNIWVGIAAIVLFGIPNALYNTVIQGWCAERFSAHGQGAVMGLLATTFCIANIVVALSGSVLTLIDTRLILVAGACSAAWAAWRMAAWRRQLAGVGEAKAVA
- a CDS encoding ATP-binding protein, which codes for MNQLISSIADRAKVLLVSSSPNDVRELLYVLDRHNLGTGLAGDIDEGVELASGGTDLILLDAALAGTNIGATCMRLRNAGGRHSVPLLLMSATPSAEEQGRSVGAGASDYIRMPFNARDVAEKILMELALHKAEAPAARPLADTATPPRPLHPQTLEVNYHSILAGSPDAVLLFDIDNKLLIDANHLAEELFGLPLAELLQGGMEQLFPQTQDDGLSSPQLLDEKIRETLQGKIVVFRATCCHRDGHPIACELRLMRLSVPGRQLVHARIIDLTERNLAEAMRSGQSALLEMVAKGAPLIPTLNQLLLLIEGQSRGVYCSIMLLDDDGRHMHSAAGPSLPPDYMALLEGVEIGPGVGSCGTAMFRREPVVVSDIMHDPLWAPYRELAAPFGLRACWSRPIFGQDGSVLGSFAMYYREVRSPDAHDQGLIDAATDLAGIAIGRMRHERELQRHRAHLEELVAERTAALTQAKEQSEQVNRELAAALDNLSITQEELVRRDKLAALGALVAGIAHELNTPIGNGLVVATTMAERTREIQASFHDGLRRSELDAYLTQAGEADAIMLRNLQRAADLVSSFKQIAVDRASSQRRHFLLRQFIAELMLPMSTPLKAAGLSLKQDVPDGLAMDSYPGPLGQVLSNLLENCLRHAFEGRSGGSITLTARGSDDGQGITVSIADTGVGITADDLTHIYDPFFTTKLGSGGSGLGLHVAHNIVTGVLGGHIDASSSPAGTTFTLQLPAVAPQSPAP
- a CDS encoding helix-turn-helix transcriptional regulator produces the protein MNASTSEQSLFLLKMRGPQTAQQLAALLDITSMGARRQLEAARDKGLVAFEDVADKVGRPSRRWQLTPAGHARFPDRHADLTVELIAQVQALFGDEGLDKLISARERSSEAAYGKLVDVRLDLAQRVESLAQARDGEGYMAHAEAQDDGSVLLVENHCPICAAATACQNFCRSELAIFQRVLGGDCTVERSEYLLEGGRRCVYRIMPVDVSSAGL